The Streptomyces racemochromogenes DNA segment CGACGATGCCCAGCAGGACGCCCGTCCAGGGGCCCCACTGGTAACCGGCCCAGGCACCGAACCAGGTGCCGAGGATCATCATGCCCTCGAGGCCGATGTTGACCACGCCGGCCCGCTCGGCCCAGAGGCCGCCGAGGCCCGCGAGGCCGATCGGCACGGCGAGCTGGAGGGCGCCGGAGACCTGGCCGACGGAGGTCAGGTCGTTCGCGCCGGAGATGACCCGGACCAGCGAGACCAGCGCGAGGCCGCCCGCGATGATCAGCAGGATCCAGGGCAGGGTGAGCTTGCGGCGGCCGCCCGGCTTGGGCGCGGCTTTCGTCGTGGGAACGGTGCTGGCGCTCACGCCGCGACCTCCTTCTCGGTCTTGATGGCGTGGCCGGCGGCCAGCTCCTCGCCGACCTTCTGCTGCTGGCGGCGGATGCCGTAGCGGCGGACGAGCTCGTAGCTGACGACCACGGCGACCACGATCAGGCCCTTCATGATCGTGCCGATTTCCTTGGCGTAGCCGGCCGTGTCGAGGCCGGCGGACGCCTTGTCGATGAAGGCGATCAGCAGCGCCGCGAAGAAGATGCCGACCGGGTTGTTGCGGCCGAGCAGCGCGATGGTGATGCCGGTGAAGCCGATGCCCGCCGGGAAGGACAGGTTGTACGTGTGGGACTCGCCCAGCAGGAGCGGCATGCTGACCAGACCGGCGACGGCGCCCGAGATGAGCATCGAGGTCATGATCATCTTCTTGGCGTCCACGCCGGAGGCCTGGGCGGCGGACTCGCTGGCGCCGGTGGCGCGCAGGTCGAAGCCGAACCGGGTGCGGTTGAGCACGAACCAGTAGACGACGCCCAGCGCGAAGGCGATGAAGGTGAAGCCGTAGATCTCCATGCCGTCACCGAGCTCGACGCCCGGGAACCAGCCCGACTCCGGGATGTCACCGGTGGTCAGGTCGTTGGAGCCGACGGGCTGCACGCCGAGGTTCTTGGGCAGGATCAGCCAGGCGATCAGCGAGGTCGCGATGGCGTTGAGCATGATCGTCGAGACGACCTCGCTCACGCCGCGCTTGGCCTTGAGGATGCCCGCGATGCCGGACCAGAAGGCGCCGACGAGCATGGCGACGAGCACGATCACCAGGATGTGCAGCGGGCCGGGCAGCGTGACCGCCGCGCCGACCAGGGCGCTGACCATCGCGGCGAGGCGGTACTGGCCGTCGACGCCGATGTTGAAGAGGTTCATCCGGAAGCCGATGGCGACGGCCAGGGCTGCCAGGTAGTACGTGCCGGCCTGGTTCACGATGAGGACCTGCACGTCCTCGTAGCCGGACTGCTCGATCATGATGCGCAGCGGCTCGATCGGGTCGACGCCCGACGCGGCCAGCACGATCATGCTCAGTACGAAGGCGCTGACCAGTGCCAGCGCGGGTCCGGCGAAGCCGAGAAGCAGCCGGTCCTTGTCGAATTTCTTCATCGGGCCTCGTCCTCCGTCGTGTCGCCGTCGACCTCGGCGGAGTGGTCGTCAGTGGCTTCCAGGTGCCCGGTCGCGGCGCCGGTCATGGCGGTGCCGAGCTCCTCGGGGGTGATCGTCGCCGGGTCGGCGTCCGCGACCAGGCGGCCGCGGTAGATGACGCGGAGCGTGTCGGACAGGCCGATCAGCTCGTCCAGGTCGGCGGAGATCAGCAGGACGGCGAGGCCCTCGCGCCGGGCTTCGCGGATCGCGTCCCAGATCTGCGCCTGCGCGCCGACGTCCACGCCGCGCGTGGGGTGGGCGGCGATGAGGAACTTGGGGTTGTGGCTCATCTCGCGGCCGACGATCAGCTTCTGCTGGTTGCCGCCGGAGAGGGAGGCCGCGGTGACGTCGATGCCGGGCGTGCGGACGTCGTACTCGCGCACGATCCGCTCGGTGTCCTTGCGGGCGGCCTTCGGGTCGAGGACGCCGCGCTTGGAGTTGGGCGCCTCGGTGACGTGGCCGAGGATGCGGTTCTCCCAGAGCGGGGACTCCAGCAGCAGGCCGTGGCGGTGGCGGTCCTCGGGGATGTAGCCGATGCCGCCCTCGCGGCGCTTGCGGACCGGCATCTTGGTGATGTCGCTGCCGTCGAGGGTGATGGCGCCCGCGTCGGGGCTGATCATGCCCATGAGGGCCTCGATCAGCTCCGTCTGGCCGTTGCCCTCGACGCCGGCGATGCCGAGGACCTCGCCCTTGTGGATCGTGAAGGTGATCCCGTCGAGCAGCAGGCGGCCGGCGACGGCGGGCTCGCGCAGGTCGGTGTCGGAGTCGCCGAGGGCGTTCACGGAGGTCTCGGGGGTGACGATGGTGCCCGCGTCGGCGACGGTCAGGCCGTCGACCTGAAGCATGGGGGTCGTGGTGACCGTGGACTCGCGGGTCTCCGGCGAGGGCAGCTCGCTGCCGACCATCAGCTCGGCGAGCTGCTTGGTCGTCGCGGTCTTCGGGTCGGCGGTGCCCACCGTGGTGCCGCGGCGGATGACGGTGATGTCGTCGGCGACCTTCAGGATCTCGCCCAGCTTGTGCGAGATGAAGATGACCGTGAGGCCCTCGGCCTTGAGCTCGCGCAGGTTGTCGAAGAGCGCGTCCACTTCCTGCGGCACGAGCACGGCGGTCGGCTCGTCGAGGATGAGGGTCTTGGCGCCGCGGTAGAGGACCTTGAGGATCTCCACGCGCTGGCGGTCGGCGACACCGAGGTCCTCGATCAGGGCGTCGGGGCGCACGCCGAGGCCGTACGCGTCCGAGATCTCCTGGATCTTCTTGCGGGCCTTGGAGCCGATGCCGTAGAGCTTCTCGCCGCCGAGGACGACGTTCTCCAGGACGGTGAGGTTGTCGGCGAGCATGAAGTGCTGGTGCACCATGCCGATGCCGCGTGCGATGGCCTCACCGGGGTTGTTGAAGGAGACCTGCTCCCCGTCGATGGCGATGGTGCCCTCGTCCGGCTTCTGCATGCCGTAGAGGATCTTCATCAGGGTCGACTTGCCGGCACCGTTCTCGCCGATCAGGGCGTGGACCGTGCCCTTGCGGACGGAGATGGCGATGTCCTTGTTGGCGACGACGCCGGGGAAACGCTTGGTGATGCCGTGCAGTTCTACGGCGAGAGGGGGGCTGGACGCGTTGATGACGCACTCTCCTTGGCGCGGAAGGAGCTGGAAAGCCGTTTGGCTCGGCAGGAGGACAGGGCAGGGGTCGGCCGGGCGGGTGGGCGGGAATGGGACGGTATCGCGTCCACGATGCCTCTACGCGCGTAGCACTGTCGGAAGTGAAAACTTGCGGCCAACTGGCCACAAGTGGTCACGGACCGGGGGCGAAGACGCGGTCCGGGGTCCGGAGCGGTAGAGACCGCATCCGGACCCCGGAAACCGCGACGAGTCGTCAGACAGCCGTTACGGCGTGGTCTTGACGGTGATCTTCTTCGCGATGATGTCGGCCTTCGCCTTCTCCACCGCGGCGATGAGCTCGGCCATGTTCTTGTACTCGGGGTTGGAGTCGGCCAGGCCGACGCCGTCCTTGTCCAGGCCGTAGCGGACCTCGCCGGACTCCGGCTTGCCGTCCTTGACCGACTTGATCAGGTTGTAGACCGCGTCGGACACGTCCTTGGTGACCGAGGTCAGGATCTTGTCCTTGTACTTCGACAGACCGGCCTGGTTGTACTGGTCGGAGTCGACGCCGATGGCCCACTTGCCGGAGGTCGCGGCGGCCTCGATGGCGCCCGAGCCGGCGAGGCCGGCGGCGGCGTAGACCACGTCGGCGCCACCGTCGATCTGGCCCTTGGCGGCGGCCTTGCCCAGGTCGGGCTTGGCGAAGCCACCGAAGTCCGGCGGCTGGGAGAGGTACTTGGTCAGTACCTTGGCGTTGGGGTTGGTGTCCTTGACGCCCTGGGTGAAGCCCGCCTCGAACTTCTTGATCAGCGGAACCTCGACACCGCCGATGAAGCCGACCGTGCCGCTCTTCGACGCCTTGGCGGCGGCGACGCCGGCCAGGTAGGAGCCCTGCTCCTCGTTGAAGACCAGGTTGGCGATGTTCTTGTCGGTCACCGAGGTGTCGTCGATGATGCCGAAGGTGGTCTTCGGGAACTTCGCGGCGACCTTCTTGATGGCCGGCGCGTAGGCGAAGCCGACGCCGATGACCGGGTTGTTGCCCTTGCGCGCCAGCTCGGTGAGGCGCTGGACCTTGTCGGCCTCGCTCTCGCCCTCGGTCGGCTCCGCCTCGGCGGTCTTGATCTTGAGGTCCTTCTCGGCCTTCTCCAGGCCCGCGAACGCGGCGTCGTTGAACGACTGGTCGCCACGGCCGCCGATGTCGTACGCGATGGCCGCGCCCGCGGAGGAGGTGGGCGCGCTGCCGTCGGAGGAGGGGCTGTCCGAGGACTTCTTTCCGCCACAGGCGGTGGCCGAGAGGGCCAGCGCCGCGGACGCGATGCCCACGGTGGCGATCCTGGTGATCCGGCGCAAGGGGAGGCTCCTTCAAAACCTGACCGAAGCGCCACGACCGGCGCTGGTTTAGCGGCGATCGTAACGCGCGTAGATGTCAGTTAAAGGCCCGTTCATGAGTCGTTATCGGATCGTCGCGAACCGGACAGTGACCGATTGGTAACGGGACGGGCGTCCAGCCCTTGCGTACCAAGGGCTGGACACCGCCGACAGGAGACCCGCCGGTGCTGTATGGAGCTTTACCCGATCTTTGATGTGACGGGACCGTTGCGGCGGCCGTCGAGGAGTGCGGCGGCCGTGAAGAACTCGACGCCGTAGCCGATCGAGGTCTCGTCGACGTCGAAATCGCCGCGGTGCAGGTCCCGCTTGGCGGTGTCGCCCGGGCGGCGGACGCCGAGCCGGGCCATGGCGCCGGGGACGTGCTCCAGGTACCAGGAGAAGTCCTCGCCGCCGAGGCTCTGCTCGGTGTCCTCCACCGACTCGGGGCCGCGCCGGGCGCCCATGGCCTCCCGGAGCAGCTCGGTGACCACCGGGTCGTTGACGACCGGCGGCACGCCGCGCACGTGGTTGATCTCGAACTTGGCCCCGTGCATCGTGGCGACCTCGTCGATCGCCGCGTGGATCATGTCGGGGGCCTCGTACCAGGCGTTCAGGTCGAGGCAGCGGACCGTGCCGGAGAGCTCGGCGTGCATCGGGACGACGTTGCAGGCGTGCCCGGACTCGATCCGGCCCCAGGTGACGGACATGCCCGCGCGGGCGTCCATCCGGCGGGCCAGCAGCGCCGGCACGTCGATGGCGACGCGGGCGGCGGCCGTCACCATGTCGGTGGTGAGGTGCGGGCGGGCGGTGTGGCCGCCGGGGCCGTCGAGGGTGACCTCCAGGCGGTCGCAGGCCGAGGTGATGGGGCCGGGCCGCAGGCCGATCCTGCCCGCGTCGACCCGCGGGTCGCAGTGCACGGCGATGATCTTTCCGACGCCGTCCAGCACCCCGGACTCGATGGCCTCGGTCGCGCCGCCCGGCAGCACCTCCTCGGCCGGCTGGAACAGCAGCCGCACCGGCCGGGGCAGCAGGCCCTGCCGGTCGAGCTCGGCGAGGACCAGGCCGGCGCCGAGGACGACGGTGGTGTGGACGTCGTGGCCGCAGGCGTGGGCCCGGTCCGGGTAGGTGGAGCGGTACGAGACGTGGGTCTTGGCGTCCGGGATGGGCAGGGCGTCGATGTCCGCGCGCAGGGCCAGCATCGGCCGTCCCCCGTCCCAGGTGCCGACGTCACAGATGAGCCCGGTGCCGGACTTCAGGACGCGTGGTCGCAGGCCTGCCTTCTCCAGCCGGGCCTTGATCGCCGCGGTGGTGCGGAACTCCTGGTGTCCTAGCTCGGGGTGCATGTGCAAGTCCCGGCGGAAGGCGATCAGTTCGGCACGGAGCCCGTCCGGCAGCTTGCCGGGCAGCTCGGGCCGGACAGGCTTGCCGGGCAGGGCGGTCTGGGGCTCGCGGGACATCAACTGGTTCACCCGTTGAAGGGTAGGCCCACGGATGGGTCAACTGTCCGGAGATCACGAAAAGTTCATGCCCTTAGGGGAAAGAAAAGCGACCTCTGGACGCATGACCGGTTGCGGCCGGGGGTAAACTCGCGCGCTCATCCGGCAGCAGTGGTACTCCGTGCGGGGAGTCTGCGCACATCACGAGCGGTCTCGGTGACGCCCGCGAGGAAGCCGCCGGCCCTGGGCGAGGCCCCGGGGGCGAGCCAGGCGGGGTCGATACCGCATACGGCCACGGTCACGCCAGTGCCGGTGAGCGCGTACGGCAGCGTGTGGACGACCGTGGACGGAAAACTGACGATCGTACGTCCCACCGGTCCCCGGCGCGCGACCAGTTCCAGCGGCAGGTCCGGCCGTACGATCTCCAGCCCGGTCGCCGCGCGCAGCGCCCGCAGCTTCTGCGGCGTCTCGCGGCGGTGCGCGAAGTACCGGGTCACCCCGTGCTCCCGGGCGAGGGCGCGGACGGCCTCCAGGTAGCGGGCCGGGTCGACGACGCCGGTCTCCACGAGGGAGGTGCCGACGAGGTCGGTGCCCTTGGTGAGGCGGGGCGGGCCGAAGCGGGCGCGGGTCCAGGCGAAGTCGTTGACGCGCAGTTCGGTCCCGGGCAGCGGGGTGACGGGCATCGAGGTGAACAGTTCGACGCGGCGCCCCCGCCCCGGCCGCAGGCGGCGCCGGGCCGCGCCGGAGACGGGTGCGTAGGCGAGTTCCCGCGCGCGGGACAGGGGGCCGTCGCCGGTGCGGTGCCAGCGGCGCAGGCGCTCGCCGCGGCCGAGCTGGGCGACGAACTCCAGGGTGGCGGTGCCGTCGTCGACGACGACCAGCTCGGCGGCCCGGGACGGGGCCAGCAGCAGCTGGACGAAGCGGGAGAAGGGGTCGCCGACCACGATCCGTTCGGCGTGGCGCACGGCCGGGCCGAGTGCGGCCAGGGCCCGCAGGGGGGCGCCGGAGCCGCCCCGGGCCTCCTGCCACTGGACGGCGTACCCCTCGTCGCGGGCGATGCCGGCGACGCGGCGCAGCTGGCCTCGGGACAGGGGGTCGGTGGGCGGCAGGACGACGATCCGCAGCCGGGTGGCGACGGTGCGTGGGTCGGGGCGGCAGCGCTCGGCGAGCGGGCCGGGCTGGGCCGGGACGGCGGTCAGCAGGGGCTCGCGCCCGCGCCGGGTGTGTGCCCACTCCAGCACGTTGAGGAGCTGGACCGGGCTTTCCACGAGGGCCAGGGTGGGGCCGGGAGGGTTCACCGCGTACTCCGCTCGGGGGGAGGGGTGGGGTGGGGGCGGGACGGGTCAGATCGCGGCCGGGGCGGGGAGGGTGCCCTGGATGCGGCGGAGCTTCTTCATGGGGCCGAGTTCGGAGGGGTAGACGCGCTTGACGCCGTCGCCGAGGGCGGTCTCGATGGTGCGGATGTCGCGGACCAGGCGGGCCAGGCCCCCCGGCTCGACGGAGGCGGCCTGGTCGGAGCCCCACATGGCGCGGTCGAGGGTGATGTGCCGCTCGACGAAGGCCGCGCCGAGGGCGACGGCGGCCAGGGTGGTCTGCAGGCCGGTCTCGTGGCCGGAGTAGCCGATGGGGACGTTGGGGTACTCCTCCTGGAGGGTGTTGATGACGCGGAGGTTGAGCTCCTCGGCCTTGGCCGGGTACGTCGAGGTGGCGTGGCAGAGCAGGATGCTGTCGCTGCCGAGCACCTCGACGGCGTGCCGGATCTGCCGGGGGGTGGACATGCCGGTGGAGAGGACGACGGTGCGGCCGGTGGCGCGCAGGGTGCGCAGCAGTTCGTCGTCGGTGAGGCAGGCGGAGGCCACCTTGTGGGCGGGCGGGTCGAACTTCTCCAGGAAGGCGACGGCCTCGGTGTCCCAGGGGGAGGCGAACCAGGCGATGCCGCGCTTGGCGCAGTGCTCGTCGATGGCGAGGTAGTCGGCCTCGCCGAACTCGACGCGGTGGCGGTAGTCGATGTACGTCATACGGCCCCAGGGGGTGTCGCGTTCGACGTCCCACTGGTCGCGGGGGGTGCAGATCTCGGGGGTGCGCTTCTGGAACTTGACGGCGTCGCATCCGGCTTCGACGGCGGCGTCGATCAGGGCGAAGGCGGTGCCGAGGTCGCCGTTGTGGTTGATGCCGATCTCGCCGACCACGTAGACGGGGCGGCCGGGGCCGGCGACGCGGGGGCCGAAGGTGCGCAGGCGGGGTTCGGTGGTGGCGACCGTCATGGCGGGTGGTGTCCTTCGCTCGGTGCGTGGGGTGTGGTGCGGGGTGCGTTGCCGGGTGGTTTGGGGCGTGTCGAACAGGGGCGCGAGGAGGCGGGCCCGGGCGAGGTCGTGCGGGTCGTCGATCTCCAGGACCCGCGCCGGGTCGGCGGGGACGGGGAGGGTGCGTCCGAAGAAGCGGTGCCGGGCGGCCCGGAAGCCGGCGGCGGTCATGGCGTAGGCCGCGCCGGTCTCCAGCAGTTCCTCGGGGCGGTCCTGGCGGCGGGGGCGGTACGTGGCCTCGTGGTTGACCCCGCTGCCGCGGCCGTCGGCGGCTCGGCGCCAGAGGAAGCCGTGGAAGGGGGCGGCGGTGAGGGCGGAGTCGGCGGCGCCGCAGGCCACGGCGGCGGCGACGGACTCGACGTCCTCGGCGGTGACGAAGGGGCTGGTGCACTGGACCAGGAGGACCACGTCCACGGTGAGGGAGTGCAGCTCCTCGAAGGCGTCCAGGGCGTGCAGGACGGCGGCCTCGCTGCTCGCGGTGTCTCCGGAGAGGGCGGCGGGCCGGGAGATGACGTGGGCCCCGGCGGCGCGGGCGGCGGCGGCCACGGAGCCGGAGTCGGTGGAGACGGCCACGTCGGTGACGGCGGGCGCGTCCCGGCAGGCCCGCACGGCGCGGGCGACGAGCGGGGTCCCGCCGACGGGAGCGGTGTTCTTGCCGGGCACCCCCTTGGACCCGCCCCGGGCCGGAATCACGGCCAGCACCCGGCGCCGGGCTCCCCCGGCGGGGCCGGGGGCCGGGGGGTGGTCGGCGGGGGGCCGGGGGGTCACAGCTCCCCCAGCCTGCGGATGGCCGGGGCCACGCGCTGGACCCCGTGCCGGTAGGCCCCCCGGGCCGCCTCGCGCAGGTGCGCCCGCAGCCAGCGGCGGGCGGCCGACCCGCCGGGCCGGACGGCGCCGGGGAGCGGGGTCCCGTCGGGGGCGAGGTGCTGGCGGGCCAGGATCCCGGGCAGGTACCCGGGGGCGGTGCGGAGCGTGTAGTAGGGGTCCACGGGCGGCAGCCGGTCGGCCGCGAGCAGCCCGGCCAGACGCTGCCGCGCGGCGGCGTACGGGTCGGCGGGGTTCCCGGTGTCCGGCGCCTGGGCGTCGGGGGCGGGGGCCCCCGGGTTTCCGCGCGCGCCCGGCGCCCGGGCGGTGTCCGCCGGCCGGCCGGTGGCGGGGTCCGGCCCGGGGGCGGGGATCCCGGGTTCGCGGCCGACGGGGGCGGGGATCCCGGGTTCGCGGGCGACGGGGGCGGGGATCCCGGGTTCGCGGGCGACGGGGGCGGGGATCCCGGGTTCGCGGGCGACGGGGGCGGGGATCCCGGGTTCGCGGTCGGCGGGGGCGGGGATCCCGGGTTCGCGGTCGGCGGGCTCCCCGGGTTTCCGCGGGGCGGGGTGGTGGGGGGCCGGGACGCCGTGGGTGGTTGTCCAGGCGGGGGTGGCCTTCGGTAGCAGGCCGGCGTCCAGTTCGTCCCACGAGGTGAGGCAGCCCGAGCCGAGGAAGTGCTGGTTGCCCAGGGCCTCGCGGATGCCGAGGTCGGTCAGGACGGCCGTCGGGATGCCCCGGTGCATCGACTCCAGGGCGGCCGTGGAGGAGACGGTGACCAGCAGGTCGGTGGTGTCCAGCACCTCGCCCATGTGCCCGTAGACCAGCCGGCAGTTGGGCGGGAGGCCGCCCGGGAGCCGCTCGGCGAGGCGCTGGTAGGGGTGTTCCTCCAGGTGGGTGGTGTGCTCCCCCGGCCGGCTGCGCAGTTTGACCAGCACCTCCCGGTCGGGGTGCAGCCGTGCGTGGCCGGCGGCGCGGCCCAGCAGGTAGGCGCGGTCGGCGCGGCTCTCCGGTACGGAGGGCTGCACCGCGAAGACCACCCGGTGGGTGCGGTTCCCGGCCGGTGCGTACGGCGCCCCGTCGAGGAAGGGCAGGGCCGTCTCGGTGACGGCGTCCGGGTCGGCGCCCGCCCCCTCGTACACGGCGCGGAAGCGGGCGGCGTCGTGGCGGGAGTTGGCGAGGACCAGGTCGGCGCCGTGCCGCAGCAGCAGTCCGTCGGCGAGCTTCTCGTAGACGACGCCGACGTAGCCGGTGACGAACACCGGCCGGGCCGCGGGCTCCGGCCACAGGGCGCGGGCCCCGTGCAGTACGGCCTGGACGGCGCCGCCGACGAGGGCCAGCACGACCACGTCGTGGCGTTCGCGTCCGCCGGCGAGCTCCGCGAGGAACTCGGCGCAGGTCACCTCCGCGGGCGCGGCGTCCGCCGCGACGCCGGCCTCGCCGAGCTGGCGTGCGGTGGGGGTGGCCCGGCCGCGCAGCAGGTAGCCGGTGACGCGGTGGTCCCCGGGGGCGAGGCGGCGGGCGGTGAGGGCGCCCCATTTCCAGCGTGTGTCGGAGTCGGCGAGTACGGCGACGCGTGGTCCGGCCGGGCTGCTTCTGAATGGCACTGGCACCCGGCAGAAGTTATTCCGCATTTCCGGTGTCCGGCCCAACGAGCGCGCAACGGCGGGTTAACAACCCGTCGACGAAATGCGAAAGCGGGCGGGTTAACGCGCCCGCCCCGTTTCGTTCACATGGAATCCGCGTCCGGGCCACGGCGAATGCCGGGGTGCGTCCTATTGTCTCGCGGGTGCTCAAGCTCTCTGTTGTCGTGCCGTTCCACAACGTGCAGGCATACGCGCCGGACGCCCTGAAGAGCCTCGAACTGAACGCCCGCGGGGATTTCGAGTTCCTGCTGGTCGACGACCGTTCCACGGACGGGACGCCGGCGCTGCTGGAGCGCGCGGCGGCCGGCGGGGTGCCGGGGGCGGTGCACCTCAGACGGGACCGCAACGGCGGGCTGGCCACGGCCCGCAACACGGGGCTGGACGCGGCGCGCGGGGAGTACGTCGCATTCCTGGACGGTGACGACTGGCTGGCTCCGGGGCACCTGGCCCGCACCCTGGCCGCCATCGAGGCCCTGGGCTGCGATTTCGTCCGGACCGACCACGTGCAGGTGACGGGCCGGTCCCGGGTGGTGCAGCGGGTGCCGTACGGGCCGGAGATGGTGGTGGGGGATCCGCGGTGCGGGATCCTGCCGGCCTCGCGGGCCACCGCGGTGGACTATCCGTACGCCTGGGCGGGGATGTACCACCGGCGGCTGCTGGACCGGGGGCTGCTGCACTTCACCGACGGGCTGCGGACGGCGGAGGACCGGCCGTGGATCTGGCGGCTGCACCGGGAGGCCGCCTCCTTCGCCGCGGTGGGCCTGCCCGGGGTGTTCTACCGGCGGGGAATTCCCACCTCGTTGACGCAGATCGGTGACGAACGCCAACTCGATTTCATTCGCGCATTCGACCAGGTCCTCGCGGACGTGGCGACCGACCGGGAATACGAACTGTTGATCCCCAAGGCCGTTCGAACATATTGCGCGATCATCGCGCACCACCTCGGTTCCAGCGAGAGGTTCGAACCGGCCGTGGCGAAAAAACTCCGTTTCATGAGCGCGGCCGCGCTCGGCCGCATGCCAGCGCCGGTATTGGACCGGGTCATCGCCTCGATGGACGCCGAACGCTCCGCGCTGCTGCGGGGGCTGCGCCGGCGGCGGCGGGCCGCGGGGGCGCACGCGGCGGGGCAGGCGGCGGGGTACGCGGCGGGGGCGGCCTCGTGAACGTCACCCAGGTCTTCCTCGCCTCCACCCTCTACGGGACGGCCACCCTGGCCGCCGCCCTCGACTCGGGCGCCTTCCCGCCGGCCGGCCGGCGGATCCTGCTGACCAGCAACCACTCGCTCTCCCCCGAGGTCACCCCCGGGCTCGACGCCGCGCCCGGGTTCGGCGCGCTGCGCACCCGCTTCGACGAGGTGCTCGACTGGAACGCGGTGGTCGCCCCGCAGCACCCGAGCAGCTGGGCCCCGCGCCCGGAGGACGTGCCGATGTGGGAGCGGCAGCTGCGCGCGCTGTGGGGGCTGGGCGGGGACCGGGTCGAACTGGTCGTGGAGTCGCTCCAGGTGCCGCCCGCGCAGAGCCTGTGCCGGCTGTTCCCGGGGGCCGCGGTCGATGTCTACGCCGACGGGCTGATGTCGTACGGGCCCACCCGCTTCCGGCTCGACCCGCAGATCGGCATGCGGGTGCGCCGGGTGCTGCACCCGGACCTGGTCCCGGGGCTGGAGCCGCTGCTGCTGACGGAGTTCGGGGTGCGGGGCGAGGTGGTCCCGGCGCCCGCGCTGCTGAAGGTCCTGGCGGAGCTCGCGGACCTGCCCGAGGCGTCGGACCTCGGCTACGAGCCCCGCGAGGAGGAACCGCCGGCGCTGCTGCTGGGCCAGTACCTGTCGGCGCTGGAGCTGATGTCCCCCGACGAGGAGGAGGAGCTGCACGCCGACATGGTGCGCGGCGCCTTCGAGTGGGGCCACCGGGAGCTGGTGTTCAAGCCGCACCCGAGCGCCCCGGCGGCGTACTGGCGGCGGGCGCGGGCCGAGGCCGAACGGCTCGGGGCGCGGCTGACGGTGCTGGACGG contains these protein-coding regions:
- a CDS encoding polysialyltransferase family glycosyltransferase — encoded protein: MNVTQVFLASTLYGTATLAAALDSGAFPPAGRRILLTSNHSLSPEVTPGLDAAPGFGALRTRFDEVLDWNAVVAPQHPSSWAPRPEDVPMWERQLRALWGLGGDRVELVVESLQVPPAQSLCRLFPGAAVDVYADGLMSYGPTRFRLDPQIGMRVRRVLHPDLVPGLEPLLLTEFGVRGEVVPAPALLKVLAELADLPEASDLGYEPREEEPPALLLGQYLSALELMSPDEEEELHADMVRGAFEWGHRELVFKPHPSAPAAYWRRARAEAERLGARLTVLDGPLPAEILYQRLRPALVAGCFSTGLLTARALYGIPVARTGTGALLARLAPYQNSNRIPLTLVDALVPDLHGPAQDPPADLAGLVAAVGFTMQPKVLAGRRAEAEAHLARHLTPYARRYFGRRRLTTLGLPGGIPAQLSFLPRSPAVRRTVHRLRRRLGGRLGGRPGGVS